The genomic stretch GTTTTGAATTATCGTATTTTTGCACACAGTCAGGTTCAAAATCAACAGATTGAAATTATAACGGTCCGTCCAACAATGAATAAACGAAAGATAATATTAATTGTTCTGTTAATGCTGATTTGCCTGTTCATCGGAATTTTCATCGGTTATTCGTACACTGTTTTCACAAATAATGACAGTGTCAATTCCATTGACTTGAATTACTATAGCCCTGACAACGATTTAGCAAGAAATGACGGCACCTTCAAATATCCATCACCGATGGAATCTGACAAGGGTTGGGGCGAGGCCGTTTTTCCATGGCATATTGTTGATGGAATCCGCGAGCGTGGAAACTACTGGGGATACGGACTGGCTTTTACCGGCGGGAAAGAAAACTATGAAGACTCCTGTGGCTGGCGGCAGGCCACCATCAATTTTGGAGAACCGCAAACCTTTAACCGTGTAGTTATCTGGCATGCTACAGACAATCTGATTATACCGGAATACTATCTCAGATCGTGGAATATAAAACTCGAACGCTGGGACACACTGGTGTGCAAACATGATATTGTTCAACGCACATCTTCCATAAAAGATAAAAACAAGAAAAGTAACAGCATTCCTGTTGAAGATGTTTTTACAACAGTTTCCTCAAACAAAATTCAGTTACTTTTCAACAATTGCAATGCAAGTCACGGCTGGATCAATGAATTCGAAGTGTACAATGACAAGCCCGGGGACCGACCGGAATGTCTGGTCGTTCAGCCGGAATAGAAGTTTATAAAGTTCCTAAAGTTGAAAGTTTATTCACCCATTAAATTATTTTCAAAAGTGTTCATGAGCTCGCCACTTCGTGTCTCGGTTATAAAGGCGACGTTAGGGCTGAGATCGAGTTCGAGATCAAGGTTAAGGTGGCGAAGCCGTAAAAGAAGCTGCGACTTGTCACGTTTTACGTGAAGCACCTAAATTATTCGCCAGGAGGCGATAAATATTAATAGCCCGCATGCCCGCCAGGGCTCCGGGGGCGAGCAAGCAACGATCCCGTAGCCAGTATTCAGTAGCCAGTAGAATTTTTCTCACAACTGACTACTCACAACTGGCTACTAAGAAGTTGCCAAGTATTCTTAATTGTCTCTCAGAACGAATTCATCATATTCCAGCTCGAAGCGCAGTTTGTGCTTCGATTCTTCCTGAGCCAGATATTGAAAAATGCTGCGGATAGCTTGAGTCGGCGCTTCTGAGGCCAGTTTCGTGTAAAGCTTGAATGCTGCTTTTTCGCGCGCCATGGCCACTTTCAGGGCGTCTTCGTATGTGATATTTTCATCCACATCGGGATAAGCAATATAATCGGCAATTTTCAGGGCAGCGACTTTTTCTTTCGGCAGATTAAAATTTTGCTCTTCTTTTATCTGCGAAATTTTCGCCTTATGGCCAATTTCTTCGCGTGCAAATTCTTCGAAAATCTGCTTCATTTCTTCGTTGCGGCTTTTGGCAGCAAGCTTTGTATAGAAGTCAACAGCACTCTGCTCCTGATTCATGGCAAAGTCGAGAATGTGATCCATCGATTTAAAATTTTCCATAGCCTTAAGTTTTAATTGTTAGTGCTGATTACTTTTTCATTAATTCTGCAACCTGCTTCTGATGCCTTAGAACAAGATTGTCGGCGCCAAAAACAAACATGTTGCGTGGGTTATCGCTGTCGGTAGCATTGAACGAAAATAATTCCTCTTTCTGCGCTGGAAGCAATGATGCGAATTCCAGAAATATTTCGTCCGTTGATCGAAAAGAAATTAAACCAAGTTTTTCTGCCAATCCATTTAATAAATCAATATTGCATTTGCCCGTCTTTGGCTTCATATGAGCTTCGTAGCGTTGAATAACGCGCTGCGTATTTGTATAAGTTCCGCCGGTTTCGAATGGAAATGCCAACGGTAATACCAGCGAAGCCGCTTCGGCTGTTGGTGTCATAAAATAATCCGCAACAACAATAAATGGTGTTTTTGAAAGCAACTCATTCACTTCGTTAGCATTCACCGCAGTCCCTAATGGATCTTCGCCAAAAATGAGCAGATTTTTGATAGCACCATCCTTCAATCTTTGCTTAATACTGAAATCTGTTTCATCAGACAAGCCAGTAACATTCCACAACTTCTCCAAATCTGGGTTTGCTTCCACCAGTTTACGGCCGCCTGGAGCGGTATTAGGACAAATACCATTGTCGCGCAAACCCTGCGAATTATTTTTTGATTTCAGCGAAACCACACCCGATGCGGTTTTCCCGAGCTTGCCGGTAATCATCATCAGGTTCGTAATTTCCATTGCACAATTCGATGAGGTGCCGGCTTCAGCATAAACCATAACAGATTCAGCTACATTATTGAACTCATCAGCAAGTTGTTCAACCATATCCTGAGCAAGGCCGGATGCGGCAATCAACGATGTGTAGTTTTCTTTCAGTAATGCAGATTTATATTCTTCAAATCCTTCAGTACGACCATTTATGAACAACGCATTTTGTTTTCCTGAGGTCAGATAATAATGATTCATCGCTTTAATGAAAGCGTATTTCGATTTCACAGCAATGATTCTGTCGGCCTTATGGTCCATCAGATGGTTGTCGCCTTCAACGATTAAGGTTACCGGAATTTCAGATTTATTTCTGGCAACTTGTATTGCAAACCCGGCAACTCCATTCGATTTTATCATTTCGGGACTTAACACCCAGATAGCTCTTGCACGCTGAAAATCGCTGAAAGAGACATTCTCCATGCTATTTTCAGAATACCCTTTTCCACGCTCCATGTAATGGAATGAAGAAATATTATTTGTCTTGACACCTGCTCTTGCTATCTTCTGAATGTAGTACTGCTCTTCGTTCGAAAGCCGCGCTCCGACCGTGAATGCATTTTCTGAAGGTTGAACCGACGCAATGTTTTTTGAAATGATTTCAAACGCTTCGTTCCATGAAATGTCTTTCCACGATCCGTTTTCTTTTACACGAGGACTGAGCAAACGGCTGCCATCATTCATATACTGATATCCGAAACGGCCGCTGTTGCACAGGTTGCCGCCCTGATTCACCATACCCTTTGCTCCCTGAATCCCAAACACAAATCCACCGCGATGATGCACTTCGAGTTCACATCCAACCGAGCAATAATTGCAGATGGTTTTAAACAATTCGGTCTTCACCGGACCCGGCTTAAACAGCTTGTTTTCGGACATTGCTCCGGTAGGGCAGGTTGAAATACACTGTCCGCAACTTTCGCATTTAGTGTCTTTCAAACTCATTCCCATACTTGGTGCAACATAAGTTTCAAATCCGCGGTTCACAAAACCCAGTGCTGATGCGCCAACCACTTCCTTACAGATGCGAATGCAGCGACCACACAAAATACATTTGTTTTTATCGATCTCAATGTAGGGATGCGAAAAATCAATCAAATGATCATTAAAGCAACCTGAATAGTGAATCTGATTCGCATTATATTCGGTTGCATGTTTTTTCAGATCGCAGGTGTAAAGGGCGCCGCAGCCACATTCAAGGCAACGGGCAGTTTCATGTTTTGCAACTTTTTCAGATGCATAACCGAGTTCAACTTCTGTAAAATTATTTCGATCTTTCGGATCGAGTACCGGCATTTCTTCACGCAGCTGATGCATGAATTTGCCCGCGTACTCTTGCTTTTCCTGCATACGGAAATTTTCTTTACGGCTGTAAAATTCTTTTTCCGGAGGAACGATAGGCAATCCATTCAGATATTGTTCGCAACTATGAACCGCAAGTTTTGCCTGCGCGATGGCTGCAATAGCGGTTGCAGGACCTGTTACCCCATCGCCTGCAGCAAACACCGACGGAATGCCGGTTACAAGCGTGTCTTTATCAGCTTCGATATCGCCCCACTTTGTAATTTTCAGCTGTCCGTTTTCAGAAAATTCATTAATGTCGTTTATGAAATTGACATCCGTTTTTTGTCCGATGGCAGCCAAAATATAATCGCATTCAATTTCAAATTCCGATCCTTCTACTGGAACAGGGCGTCTGCGGCCAGATGCATCGGGTTCGCCCAGCTCCATTTTCTGGCAGACCATGGATTTCAGTTTACCATTTTCATCTTTCAGAATCTTTACAGGCGCCGTCAAAAACATGTAATTCACACCTTCGAGTTTCGACTCGTGAATTTCAATCGGGTTGGCCGGCATCTCAGCTTCGGTGCGGCGATAGACGACATATACTTCTTCCGATCCACAACGGCGCGACGTACGACAACAGTCCATAGCTGTGTTTCCACCACCAACGACAACAATTTTCTTTCCTTTAAAATTGTAACGTTGTCCAGTTGCTTCCATGTTTTTCAGGAAATCAATTCCACTGAAAACACCATCGGCATCTTCGCCTTCAACGCCTACCAGTGCGCCTTTCTGAGATCCTATGGTGAGAATGGTCGCCAGATATTTTTCTTTGATTTCCTTATAAGAAACATTTTCTCCGAGTTTTTTTCCGGTAAAAATATTCACTCCCAATTCGGTGATGGTTGAAATTTCTTTGTCGATCAGATCGTTTGGTAAACGATATTCAGGAATTCCATATCGCAGCCAGCCACCTGCATGCGGCATTGCTTCATAAATATCGACCTGATGACCTTTTTGTGCAAGCCAGTAAGCCGCAGATAATCCTCCGGGGCCAGCACCAATCACCGCTACACTTTTTCCCGTTGCAGGAGCGACATCCGGACGATAATGTTTTTCTGATTTCAAATCCTGATCGGCTGCAAAGCGCTTCAGGTAATCGATTCCGACACCATTGTTTTCTTCGAGCAAATTGCGTCGGCAAGCCAGTTCGCAGGGGCGCACACAAACACGGCCGCAAATGGCGGGCAGCGGATTGCGATCTTTAATCAATCCGATTGCTTCGCTGTACAGTCCTTTTTCGATAAGTGAAATATAACCCTGCACATCGACATTGGCCGGACAAGTTTCTTTGCACGGACCAACGCAATCTGCATAATGATTACTCAAAAGCAGTTCCAGCGCCATTTTACGACTCTTCTTCACATCTTCGCGTTCTGTATCGATAATCATACCTTCGGTCACTTTCGTGGAACACGACGGTTGTAATCCTCTCATTTTTTCAACATGAACTACACACACAAAGCACGACGAAAACGGCTCCAGGCGAGGGTCATGACAAAGTGTCGGAATAGAATAACCATTTCGCGTGGCCAGATCCAAAATGCTTTCGCCAGGTTTTGCCTGAACATTTTTTCCGTTTAAAATAACATTGATCGTATCCATGATTTTCTTTTTACCTGGTTATGACAAAGTGATTGCGTCGAATTTACACTTACTGAAACACACACCGCATTTGATACACAGCGATTGATCGATGAGATGCGGCAGCTTTCTTTCACCCGAAATGGCATTGGTCGGGCAGTTCTTTGCACAAACAGTACAGCCCGTGCATTTATCAGTTTCAACCGTATAAGTAAGCAATTTCTTACAATTATGGGCCGGACATTTTTTGTTGAAAATGTGGGCTTCGTACTCGTTCCTGAAATATTTCAAAGTCGTAAGAACGGGATTGGGGGCCGTTTGTCCGAGTCCGCAAAGACTGCTTGTTTTAATTTGCTCGCACAATTCTTCGAGCAATTCAATATCACCTTCACGTCCCTCACCCTCGGTAATGCGTCTAAGAATTTCAAGTAAGCGTTTTGTTCCAACACGGCAGAATGTACATTTTCCGCAGCTTTCCTTTTGTGTAAAGTCGAGGAAAAAGCGCGCCATATCAACCATGCAGGTATTCTCATCCATAACAACTAATCCACCGGAACCCATAATGGCGCCTGTTGCAGTTACCGAATCGTAATCGACAATGGTGTCGAGTAAATGTTCCGGAATACAACCGCCAGAGGGGCCGCCCATCTGTACTGCTTTGAACTTTTTATTGTTCTGAATTCCACCGCCAAGTTTAAAAATCACATCGCGCAAGGGAATGCCCATGGGCACTTCGACAAGACCACCGTGATTGATTTTCCCGGCCAGGGCAAACACTTTGGTCCCTTTACTTTTCTCAGTTCCAAAGGCAGCATATTTTTCGGGTCCGTTGAGAATAATCCATGAAACGTTGGCCCAGGTTTCAACATTGTTGATGTTGGTTGGTTTTTTATACAATCCGGAAACAGCCGGGAAAGGCGGCCTGCGGCGAGGCATTCCGCGCTCACCTTCGATAGAGGCCATGAGTGCAGTTTCTTCACCACATACAAAAGCGCCGGCACCTTCTTTTACATACAAATCGAAATTAAATCCCTGTTTCCCAAAAATATTTTTTCCAAGAAATCCTTTTTCGTGTGCCTGACCAATAGCAATGTTGAGACGTTTGATGGCAAGCGGATACTCAGCCCGGCAATAAATCACACCATCACTGGCACCAATGGCATATGCGCCAATGATCATACCTTCTATGATGGCATGCGGATCTCCTTCAATGAGACTCCGGTCCATGAATGCACCAGGGTCACCTTCATCGGCATTGCAGATAATATATT from Bacteroidetes bacterium GWF2_43_63 encodes the following:
- a CDS encoding NADH dehydrogenase, translated to MAETIVRVGMASCGIAAGARKVFDTIKGLQNTDHLRFELQQTGCIGMCFREPLVEVIDENGSYLYGEVDAEKVLEILNKHVRNGEPVRDYIVRTDLFASQDDPFWKGQVKIALRNCGVIDPENLDDYMRHGGYDAVKKIMTDNISRENIIQTIIDSGLRGRGGGGFSTGMKWKFAFNSQNETKYIICNADEGDPGAFMDRSLIEGDPHAIIEGMIIGAYAIGASDGVIYCRAEYPLAIKRLNIAIGQAHEKGFLGKNIFGKQGFNFDLYVKEGAGAFVCGEETALMASIEGERGMPRRRPPFPAVSGLYKKPTNINNVETWANVSWIILNGPEKYAAFGTEKSKGTKVFALAGKINHGGLVEVPMGIPLRDVIFKLGGGIQNNKKFKAVQMGGPSGGCIPEHLLDTIVDYDSVTATGAIMGSGGLVVMDENTCMVDMARFFLDFTQKESCGKCTFCRVGTKRLLEILRRITEGEGREGDIELLEELCEQIKTSSLCGLGQTAPNPVLTTLKYFRNEYEAHIFNKKCPAHNCKKLLTYTVETDKCTGCTVCAKNCPTNAISGERKLPHLIDQSLCIKCGVCFSKCKFDAITLS